The following nucleotide sequence is from Bacteroidales bacterium.
TACCTTTCTTAAACCAAGGTCGTAAGCTACTTTTGAACAATCTGTAGCAGCAAGCTGAGCAGCATAAGGAGTATTTTTCTTACTTCCTCTAAAACCCATCTTACCTGCAGAAGACCAAGAGATAACCTGACCATTATTATTGGTTAAAGAAATAATAATGTTGTTGAAAGAGGCATTAATAAATGCTTTTCCAATAGGCTCAATTTTAACTACACGTTTCTTAGTGCTTTTTTTTGTATTCTTTGCCATAATTTAAACTATTACTAATCTTAAAAGATTTTGCTAACGCAACCGTTATTTAACAACTTTTTTCTTACCAGCAACTGTCTTCTTCCGACCTTTACGTGTTCTTGCGTTATTTTTGGTTTTTTGACCTCTAAGAGGTAAACCAAGACGATGACGTATTCCACGATAACAACCAATGTCCATCAAACGCTTGATATTCATTTGAGTTTCCGAACGAAGTTCACCTTCAACACGGTAATTAGAACCAATAATTGAACGAATGTTTTGTTGCTCTTCATCACTCCAGTCTTCAACTTTTTTAGACCAATCAACATTGGCTTCTGTTAGAATTTGTTGCGCTCTACTTCTACCAATACCATAGATATAGGTTAGCCCAATCTCTCCTCTTTTTTGTTTTGGTAAATCAATACCTGCAATCCTAGCCATATAATCTTATATTATAAATTAACTATCCTTGACGTTGTTTAAACTTAGGATTTTTTTTATTTATTACGAATAATACACCTTTTCTGCGAACGATTTTGCAGTCAGCGCTTCTCTTTTTAATTGATGCTCTTGTTTTCATCGTTTCTTATTTATATCTAAATGTTATTCTTCCTTTTGATAAATCGTAGGGCGACATTTCAACTTTTACACGATCACCGGGTAATATTTTAATATAATGCATTCGCATTTTACCGGAAATATGAGCTGTAATCTGATGTCCATTTGCAAATTCGACACGAAACATAGCGTTTCCTAAACTCTCTATTACCGTACCATCTTGTTCTATTGACATTTGTTTTGCCATACGTCTTCTTTTATTGTTGTTTGTTTAATACTTCTTCAATATATTTGAATGTAGATAAAACATCTGCTTTGCCTTTTCTAATAGCTAAATCATGTTCATAATGTGCTGCCGGCAAACCATCTATTGTACGAATTGTCCAACCGTCAGCATCTTGCTTAATATCATAACTTCCAAGAGTTATCATAGGTTCAACAGCTATACACATTCCTTCTTTTAATTTAGGTCCTGTACCTCGGCGTCCAAAATTAGGAACTTCTGGTTTTTCGTGCAAATTTCTTCCCACTCCATGACCAACTAAATCGCGAACAACACCATAACCAAAACTTTCGCAATAATTCTGAACGGCATAACCAATATCGCCAACACGTTTACCAACAACGGCTTGTTCAATTGCTAAATAAAGAGATTCTTTAGTGCGTTGCAACAATAATTTCACTTCTTCATTAACATTACCAACGGCAAAGGTATAAGCAGAATCGCCATAAAAACCATGCTTAATTGTTCCACAATCAATAGAAACCACATCGCCATCTTCAACTACTCTATCACCCGGAATACCATGAACGACTTCATCATTAATAGAAATGCATAAAGTAGCAGGAAACCCACCGTAACCTTTAAATCCAGGAAGTGCAGCATTATCGCGAATATAAGTTTCAGCTAATTCGTCTAATGCTTTAGTGCTAACACCCGGTTTTAAAATCTTGGCAACTTCAGCCAATGTTTTACCAACAAGTAAAGAACTTTCTCTTTGCAGCTCTATCTCTGCATCGGTTTTATATTGTATAGAATCTCTTGACATAATTTACATTCCTGATGCTCCACCAGTACGTCCTTTAATCCTACCTGATTTTGTTAATCCATCATAATGACGCATCAACAAATGACTTTCAACTTGCTGAAGTGTATCCAATACAACTCCAACTAAAATCAAAAGTGATGTTCCGCCAAAGAAATTAGCAAAAGTTTGATTTACTCCTATCAGTCTAACAAATGCCGGCATAATAGCTACTAAGGCTAAAAATATAGACCCTGGTAAAGTAATTTTCGACATTACATCATCTAAAAATTGAGCTGTTTTCTTTCCTGGTTTAACACCGGGAATAAAACCACCATTCTTTTTCATATCATCAGCCATTTGATTAGGATTAATCGTAACAGCAGTATAGAAATAAGTAAAGATGATTATCATTAAAGCAAAAACGAAATTATACCAAAAACCATTTATATTAGAAAATGTAGCGGCAAATCCAGACATCATTTCAGACTCAGCAAATCCTGCCAATGTAATTGGAAGGAACATAATTGCTTGAGCAAAGATGATAGGCATAACACCAGCAGCATTCACTTTTAAAGGAATATACTGACGAACACCTCCGTATTGTTTATTACCAACTATTCGTTTAGCATATTGAACAGGAATTCTTCGAGTTCCTTGAACCAAAAGAATGGTGACAAGAATGACTAATACTAAAAAAGCAATTTCTAAAATAAATACAACTAAACCACCACCCTGTTCTTCCATGCGAGAAATAAACTCACCAAATAAGGCAAAAGGCAGGCGTGCAATAATACCTATCATAATAATAAGTGAAATACCGTTTCCTATCCCTTTATCCGTAATTTTCTCACCTAACCACATTACAAACATAGTTCCTGCTACTAAAATTATAACAGAAGAAACCCAGAAAAATGTAGATGGAGACGTAACACTCGGGTCAAATGGGCTAATTGCTTGTGGGGGAAGCTGATTAACAAGATTAGCAATATAACTAGGAGCCTGCAAACCTGTAATGGCAACAGTCAAATAGCGAGTAATCTGATTAATTTTATTCCTTCCACTCTCTCCCTCTTTCTGCAGCTTCTGAAAATAAGGAATTGCCATTCCAAGCAACTGAATAACAATAGAAGCTGAAATATAGGGCATAATTCCCAATGCAAAAATAGACGCTCTAGAAAAAGATCCTCCCGAAAACATATTCAATAAACCTAATAAACCACCACTTGTTTGGTTTTTAAGGTTTTCCAACTCACTAGGATCTACTCCCGGAAGAACAACATAGGAACCTAAACGATAAATAAGAATAATACCAATAGTATAAAGTATCCTCTTACGGAGTTCTTCTATTTTAGCAATATTCCTAATAGTCTCGATTAATTTTTTCATGAATCTTAGTTTTAGATAGTGTTGGCTGTACCGCCTTGTTCTTCTATAGCTTTCTGAGCTGTTTTTGTATAAGCATGGGCTGTAACTTCAATTTTTGATGTTAATTCGCCTCTACCTAAGATTTTAACCTTATTACCATTTTTATTCACTAATCCGTTTTCAATAAGCACGTCTTGGGTAAAAGTAGTAATACCCTTTTCAGTTGCTAATCTTTGTAAACTATCAATATTTACTGCTTGATATTCTACACGATTAATATTTTTGAAACCAAATTTAGGGACACGACGGAATAAAGGCATTTGACCACCTTCAAAACCAGCTTTACGTTTATATCCTGAACGTGATTTGGCTCCCTTATGACCTCTTGTAGAAGTGCCTCCTCGGGTTGATCCTTGACCACGACCAATTCTTTTTCTTTCTTTTATTGAACCTTCTGCAGGTTGTAAATTACTTAAATCCATTATATAATGATTTTAAATTTCTTCAACTAAAAGCAAATGCTTTATTTTATTTATCATTCCCTCTACTTGAGGTGTAAGGACAACTTCTCTAACCTGATTCATTTTAGTTAAACCAAGCGCATCCAATGTTCTTTTCTGACGCTCAGGACGACCAATGCGGCTACGTACCTGAGTTATTTTAGCTTTCTTGTATTCCATAGCAATGCGATATTATCCGTTAAATACTGTATTTAAATCAACACCTCTTAATTGAGCAATTGTTTTAGCATCGCGCAATAATTTTAAAGCTTCTATTGTAGCTTTAACAACTGAATGTGGATTAGAAGAACCTTTAGACTTAGCTAAAACGTCTCTAACTCCAACACTTTCAAGTACTGCACGCATAGCACCACCTGCAATAACTCCTGTACCTGGAGAAGCAGGCTTAATAAATACACGAGCTCCGCTATATTTTGCAGATTGCTCATGAGGTAGTGTACCATTTAATATTGGTACTTTAATTAAATTTTTCTTAGCATCGTCAATACCTTTAGCAATAGCAGAAGTAACTTCATTTGCTTTACCTAAACCGTGACCAACAACTCCATTTTCATTCCCAACAACAACTACAGCAGAAAAACTAAAATTTCTACCACCTTTAGTAACCTTAGTTACACGTTGAATACTCACAACTTTATCTTTAAACTCGATATCGCTGGACTTAACTCTTTTTACATTTGCGTTCGCCATAATTTATTATAGTTTAAGGCCGCCTTCTCTAGCAGCATCAGCCAATGATTTAACTCTACCGTGGTATAAGTAGCCGTTTCTATCAAAAACAACTTCTTCTATACCTGCTTCTTTTGCTTTAGTGGCAATTAATTTACCAACAAGAGCAGCTTGTTCAATTTTATTTACTTTCTGAGTTGCAATTTCTTCCTCACGAGAAGAAGCTGAAACAAGAGTGCTTCCACTTAAATCGTCAATTAATTGAACATAAATTTGCTTGTTACTTCTGAACACAGACATTCTTGGACGTGCAGCATTACCGCTAATCTTTTTACGGACTCGTCTCTTAATTTTAAGTCTGCGATACTCTTTTCTGTTCTTTACTTTCATTTTTAAAGACATTCATAAACCTGGCTAAACACCAGGCAAGATTAATACTTATTTTGCAGCTGTTTTACCAGCTTTCTTTCTTAGAACTTCGCCTTCGAATTTAATTCCTTTTCCTTTGTATGGTTCTGGTTTGCGTAAGCTTCTGATTTTTGCAGCAACCTGACCTAAAAGTTGTTTATCATGACTAGTCATAATAAGCTTTGGATTTTTACCTCTTTCGGTAATTGCTTCAGCTTTAACTTCCGGAGGGATACTAAACAAAATATAATGAGAATATCCTAAAGCCATGTCTAATACTTGACCTTTTACTTCCACTTTATAACCAACACCAACAAATTCTTGTACGGTTTTAAAACCTACCGAAACACCTTCTACCATATTGGCAATAAGTGAACGATAAAGACCGTGCTTAGAACGTGTATCTTTACTTTCGTTAGTACGATCAACATGTATTTCTGTTCCTTCAACTGTAACTGAAATATTTGGATCTACTTGTTGCTGCAATTCGCCTAATTTCCCTTTAACGGTAACCTTATTGGCCTTATCAACCTGAACGGTAACTCCTGCAGGAATTGTAATCGCTAATTTTCCGATTCTTGACATATCGTTTTCTCCTAAATTAACTTACGTAACACAATACTTCTCCACCGATGTTCAACTTACGAGCTTCTTTATCAGTCATAACTCCTTGCGAAGTAGAAATGATAGCAACTCCAAGACCGTTCAAAACGCGAGGTAATTCTCTGCTATTAACATACTTTCTTAAACCGGGAGTACTAATTCTTTGAATCTTATTGATTGCATTGACTTTAGTTACCGGATGATATTTAAGTGCAATTTTAATGCGACTGTTAATAGTACCTTCGTCTTCCATCTTGTACTGAAGGATGTATCCTTTTTCAAACAAAATTTTAGTTATTGCCTTTTTTAGGTTAGAGCTTGGAATTTCAACAATTCTATGCTCGGCACTAACGGCATTTCTAATTCTTGTTAAATAATCTGCAATTGGATCTGTATTCATTTTATCCTCTTTCTAAATTTCTTAATATTTATCGACTACCAACTAGCCTTTTTAATACCTGGTATTAAACCATTACTGGCCATTTCGCGGAAATTGATACGAGATACTCCAAATTGACGCATATAGCCTTTTGGACGACCAGATAATTTACAACGGTTGTGCAAACGAACGGGAGTAGAGTTTTTTGGTAGTTTCTGTAAACCTACATAATCACCAGCAGCTTTTAGTTCCGCTCTTTTGGCAGCATATTTATCAACGAGTTTTTGTCTTTTAACTTCTCTCGCTTTCATTGATTCTTTAGCCATATCCTATTTATTTTTAAAATTTTTAAATGGAAAACCAAATTCTTTAAGTAACGCATAGCATTCCTTATCGGTTTTAGCTGTAGTTACAATAGTAATATTCATACCATTGATTTTAGCAACTTTATCAATATCAATTTCAGGAAAGATGATTTGTTCTGTAACTCCAAATGTGAAGTTTCCACGACCATCAAATCCTTTTTCATTAATACCACGGAAGTCACGTATACGAGGAATTGAAACCGAAATTAAACGATCCAAAAACTCAAACATATTGTTTCTTCTTAAAGTTACTCTAACACCAACAGGAACGCCTTTTCTTAACTTAAAGTTAGAAATATCGCGTTTGGAACGAGTGATAACTGCTTTTTGACCGGAAATTGAAGTCATTTCTTCCGCACCTAAATCAACACGTTTTTTATCTGTTACGCCATCGCTTAAGCCTTGATTTAGTGAAATCTTCACTATCTTAGGCACTTGCATACTACTTTTGTAGTTAAATTGCTTTTGTAAAGCTGGCACTACTTCCTTGAAGTATTTATCTCTTAATCTTGGTGAATAATCCATTACTTAATTACCTCCCCTGATTTTTTTGAAACTCTTATCGACTTTCCTGTTTTTTCATCTTTTTTAATCACAATCTTACTAGCTACTCCCTTTGCATCAACGAGCATTAAGTTAGATAAATGAATAGGAGCTTCTTTCTTAATGATACCTCCTTGTGGGTGAGTGGCATTTGGCTTAGTGTGTTTAGAAACCATATTAGTTCCTTCTACAATGGCACGACCTTTGGCGGCATCAACAATTAAAACTCTACCGGATTTTCCTTTATCTTCTCCGCTAAGAACTTTAACTGTATCTCCTTTTTTAATACGTATTTTCGCCTTCATAAACTTAATAATTAGGTTCTTACAACACCTCAGGTGCTAAAGACACAATTTTCATAAAACTTTTTTCCCTTAACTCTCTGGCAACTGGACCAAAAATACGAGTGCCTGACATTTCACCGGTAGGATTTAATAAAACTACTGCATTATCGTCAAAGCGAATATAAGATCCATCAGGG
It contains:
- the rpsK gene encoding 30S ribosomal protein S11; protein product: MAKNTKKSTKKRVVKIEPIGKAFINASFNNIIISLTNNNGQVISWSSAGKMGFRGSKKNTPYAAQLAATDCSKVAYDLGLRKVKVYVKGPGAGRDSAIRTIHTAGIEVTEIKDVTPLPHNGCRPPKRRRV
- the rpsM gene encoding 30S ribosomal protein S13, yielding MARIAGIDLPKQKRGEIGLTYIYGIGRSRAQQILTEANVDWSKKVEDWSDEEQQNIRSIIGSNYRVEGELRSETQMNIKRLMDIGCYRGIRHRLGLPLRGQKTKNNARTRKGRKKTVAGKKKVVK
- the rpmJ gene encoding 50S ribosomal protein L36, coding for MKTRASIKKRSADCKIVRRKGVLFVINKKNPKFKQRQG
- the infA gene encoding translation initiation factor IF-1 — protein: MAKQMSIEQDGTVIESLGNAMFRVEFANGHQITAHISGKMRMHYIKILPGDRVKVEMSPYDLSKGRITFRYK
- the map gene encoding type I methionyl aminopeptidase, producing MSRDSIQYKTDAEIELQRESSLLVGKTLAEVAKILKPGVSTKALDELAETYIRDNAALPGFKGYGGFPATLCISINDEVVHGIPGDRVVEDGDVVSIDCGTIKHGFYGDSAYTFAVGNVNEEVKLLLQRTKESLYLAIEQAVVGKRVGDIGYAVQNYCESFGYGVVRDLVGHGVGRNLHEKPEVPNFGRRGTGPKLKEGMCIAVEPMITLGSYDIKQDADGWTIRTIDGLPAAHYEHDLAIRKGKADVLSTFKYIEEVLNKQQ
- the secY gene encoding preprotein translocase subunit SecY; this translates as MKKLIETIRNIAKIEELRKRILYTIGIILIYRLGSYVVLPGVDPSELENLKNQTSGGLLGLLNMFSGGSFSRASIFALGIMPYISASIVIQLLGMAIPYFQKLQKEGESGRNKINQITRYLTVAITGLQAPSYIANLVNQLPPQAISPFDPSVTSPSTFFWVSSVIILVAGTMFVMWLGEKITDKGIGNGISLIIMIGIIARLPFALFGEFISRMEEQGGGLVVFILEIAFLVLVILVTILLVQGTRRIPVQYAKRIVGNKQYGGVRQYIPLKVNAAGVMPIIFAQAIMFLPITLAGFAESEMMSGFAATFSNINGFWYNFVFALMIIIFTYFYTAVTINPNQMADDMKKNGGFIPGVKPGKKTAQFLDDVMSKITLPGSIFLALVAIMPAFVRLIGVNQTFANFFGGTSLLILVGVVLDTLQQVESHLLMRHYDGLTKSGRIKGRTGGASGM
- the rplO gene encoding 50S ribosomal protein L15, coding for MDLSNLQPAEGSIKERKRIGRGQGSTRGGTSTRGHKGAKSRSGYKRKAGFEGGQMPLFRRVPKFGFKNINRVEYQAVNIDSLQRLATEKGITTFTQDVLIENGLVNKNGNKVKILGRGELTSKIEVTAHAYTKTAQKAIEEQGGTANTI
- the rpmD gene encoding 50S ribosomal protein L30 — encoded protein: MEYKKAKITQVRSRIGRPERQKRTLDALGLTKMNQVREVVLTPQVEGMINKIKHLLLVEEI
- the rpsE gene encoding 30S ribosomal protein S5, which gives rise to MANANVKRVKSSDIEFKDKVVSIQRVTKVTKGGRNFSFSAVVVVGNENGVVGHGLGKANEVTSAIAKGIDDAKKNLIKVPILNGTLPHEQSAKYSGARVFIKPASPGTGVIAGGAMRAVLESVGVRDVLAKSKGSSNPHSVVKATIEALKLLRDAKTIAQLRGVDLNTVFNG
- the rplR gene encoding 50S ribosomal protein L18; the encoded protein is MKVKNRKEYRRLKIKRRVRKKISGNAARPRMSVFRSNKQIYVQLIDDLSGSTLVSASSREEEIATQKVNKIEQAALVGKLIATKAKEAGIEEVVFDRNGYLYHGRVKSLADAAREGGLKL
- the rplF gene encoding 50S ribosomal protein L6, encoding MSRIGKLAITIPAGVTVQVDKANKVTVKGKLGELQQQVDPNISVTVEGTEIHVDRTNESKDTRSKHGLYRSLIANMVEGVSVGFKTVQEFVGVGYKVEVKGQVLDMALGYSHYILFSIPPEVKAEAITERGKNPKLIMTSHDKQLLGQVAAKIRSLRKPEPYKGKGIKFEGEVLRKKAGKTAAK
- the rpsH gene encoding 30S ribosomal protein S8: MNTDPIADYLTRIRNAVSAEHRIVEIPSSNLKKAITKILFEKGYILQYKMEDEGTINSRIKIALKYHPVTKVNAINKIQRISTPGLRKYVNSRELPRVLNGLGVAIISTSQGVMTDKEARKLNIGGEVLCYVS
- the rpsN gene encoding 30S ribosomal protein S14 — its product is MAKESMKAREVKRQKLVDKYAAKRAELKAAGDYVGLQKLPKNSTPVRLHNRCKLSGRPKGYMRQFGVSRINFREMASNGLIPGIKKASW
- the rplE gene encoding 50S ribosomal protein L5, whose product is MDYSPRLRDKYFKEVVPALQKQFNYKSSMQVPKIVKISLNQGLSDGVTDKKRVDLGAEEMTSISGQKAVITRSKRDISNFKLRKGVPVGVRVTLRRNNMFEFLDRLISVSIPRIRDFRGINEKGFDGRGNFTFGVTEQIIFPEIDIDKVAKINGMNITIVTTAKTDKECYALLKEFGFPFKNFKNK
- the rplX gene encoding 50S ribosomal protein L24; the protein is MKAKIRIKKGDTVKVLSGEDKGKSGRVLIVDAAKGRAIVEGTNMVSKHTKPNATHPQGGIIKKEAPIHLSNLMLVDAKGVASKIVIKKDEKTGKSIRVSKKSGEVIK